DNA from Malus sylvestris chromosome 11, drMalSylv7.2, whole genome shotgun sequence:
CGAAGCAATTCATTTTCTCGATGAAGTGCTTCTCTAACCAGCTCGTTCTCTCGATTAACTACTTATCTTTATCTCTCAGCCGCCGCATCACGGGCCTCAGTAGCTGCTAATATTGCTACCATAGCAgcaactttttcctcatctctaaCCTTTTCTCGTGCCATATtcagttcaccttggcgagcaagttcctccatatatttagtgtagtcattcttggaagaactaccttttttctttgacgCCTTTTTACCTACGGGCCTGAGGGACTGACGAGTCGGTTGGGTCTCGGGCACTTGTTCAAGCATCCCTTCCGTGTCTTGAAATGTGTCGGCTTCTTGTTCGGCCATGTCTGGTTTTGGAGAACTATGTAGACCTATAtcgtgcatgacaacttctggaccagttgtcacaattttgtatttagggcaatctttgacaatttgccaacattcccatctagtgaatgatttgttcCCGTTCCttgaattgtagaatgcttgagcttgtagtgtctataaaaatgtgggataacatagtgttaaaaaatgcgggtgtaacacaaataaataaattcaaaatattgatacgggtggaatgcatataaattacataaaaatgacataataaattaaataaaaatgacataagaaattaaataaaaattacataaaaattacataagaaataacataaaaattacatacgaaattaaataaatcaaaatattaatgtgagtggaatgcatataaataaataaaaatattgtcacctgatccgctaaacttgtcccactacggaggttaccggaagcatgagagatggcgtttttccaacaagtaaaggatgcgttgagttttttccaacgaccttgaagaccttgactagttctggCGTTTTCTCCATCTACATCGCAAaacgctttcgtaattttactccacatttctcgcttatccatctcattacccgtaatcggatcatgagtagtgtgaacccaacattcacacaacgtaacatcttcaatgagcttccacgaagacatttttttctcttaaagtgtagaaaatattgaaatgtagatagtatagaaagtgtagaaaatattgaaatgtggtgtaaaggtagaagatgagggttaggtatttataggaaaaaaattaacatttttcaaaattttctgtaattttttaaaaaattttatgtattttttaataattttatgtattttttaataatttttaatgattttaatatagttaattaatctgaaccgttggatttgaaaaatattcaaatccaagagctagggagttgccacgtggccaacggtcatattttTGACCGttgggcccttttttttttatttactttttgtgaaaaaaacgtggaccgttgatctttgatccgacggtctattttaaaaataaaatttaaaatttttttaccgttggaaatccaacggcagagaggGAGCCACGTCGCAAACTCGGGGGGTGGAACTGACAGCGCCTGCACATGAGCCCGGGCTCTGAAAGCCTGTCGGGCACTCGCGCCACGCTTGCGTGAAGCGCACGCGCCAGGCCAACAGCCCGGCTTCTTGCTCAGTCTCTTTTGGGCTGGTCTAAAGCCCAGCTCGGGCTGGGTACCAATCAACTTGAGGGGGTGGACTTGATTGACAGGGCCTGGCTTGTTTTTTGGACTGAGGGCTGGGACATTTTGTCCCCGCTGGACTTGCTCTTAAAAACAAAAGACGACTGGCAATTGATGTCGGCCAATAAAATGGAAACGAAAAGgatatatatttgatatattcAGTCGGGTTCAACCTTCCCCGATCACGATATCCTTTTGCTCTTCGACAAGTTTCGTTTTGTTTCGCCTCGCCTGTCCGATTCAAAGGTAAAGATTCAATCTTTCCATCTCAATTTTCGCTCTCCATTGATACTCCTCTGTCAATTGCAACGTAGAACAAACCCTAGAATTTGAATCCCATCGCACGCACAATTTTCGATTCTCTGTTTCAAAAAAGCTCGAAATTGTTGTGTAGTTTGTTGTAATCGCAGGTCGATTCTATTGCATTAATTTCTGATTGCTGATTGTAATTAGATATTTTAATCGGAGTTATAAAAACCTTagaatttgaatttcaaattgtTGAGTTATCGAACCCCTTTTGGGTTTACTAGCACTAGGGTTTCGTATTGATCGCAAATTAGATTagattcaattaattttttttttccttttgtgggTGTTGTAGTTTTTGAGAATTCTGATTTAGTTTGTCTCTTTAGGGTTTGATATTCGAATTTCAAGATGCCTGCCACAGCGGGAAGGGTTCGCATGCCCGCGAACAATCGGGTACACAGTAGTGCCGCCCTTCAAACCCACGGTATATGGCAGAGTGCAATTGGGTATGACCCCTATGCACCCAACAAAGATGACACCAAGAGCTCTGCGCAACCCGATGTGTCAAACGCTGAACCGGATGGTGAGAATGCATATGCGAGCTTCCAGGGCCTCCTTGCACTTGCCCGTATAACTGGGTCCAGCGCTGATGAGACTCGTGGGTCATGCAGCAGGTGCGGCCGTGTTGGACACCTCAAGTTTCAGTGCAGGAACTTTCTGAGTGTTAAGGAAGATAAAGAGAGAGAGCCGGAAGGGATTCAGGGTGATGTTGCCTCAGAGTTGGCTAGGTTGAAGAGGAAGATCGGTAGGAGCAGTGGGAAAAATGTGGATGAGAgtgaggagagtgaggatgaggatgaagaCAGTGAGAGCGAGGATTCGGATTATGATTCAGAAATTGAGAAGATCATTGCTCAAAAAAATGGGATAAAGGTTAGTAAAAAGATGTCGAAAAAGAAGAATGATGACACAGACGATGATGAGTCAGATTCAGATTctgggaagaggaagaagagaggaaggtcgaagaagaggaggagcagCAAGAGGAAATATGATGATGATTCAGATGAGTCAGATGAAGGTAGGAAGAgaaaaaggaaggagaagcGGAGGAAGAGGGATGAGTCCTCAGATGAGGATGGCGAGCGTCGGCGGCGGCATAGGAAAAGTAGGAaggagaagaggaggaggagaagtcATCGGCATTCAGATGATTCTGAATCTGATTCGTCTGATGATTCTCGTAGACACCGTCGGAGGAGCAGGAAGGCAGCAACACCATCTGATTCGGATGATGATTCACGGGTAGGTAGGGGCAGGAAGCGATCTGAGAAGAAGAGCTTGAAACGCCATCACAAGGATGATGAGTAAATCAATCTTCCTAGGAATGGATTCGAACTGTGTACACCAGCAAGTGACTGAATATCTTGTGTAGTTTGCAACAATATGCTTTTGCAACCTTTGTATTGCTTCTGCTAATTTGCTTGGACAAGCTTCTGTTACGTTTGGATCTTTTGCTTTGTGAGATGAAACTACCAGGCCGCTGATTCAGAAGTTTGAATTTCTGGTAATGTGTATTTCAGTTGTGATGGTTTCGATGTGTTTGTTCTGTTTCCGACAATCTTGTGGTTTGTACAGTATTCTAGCGTTGGGATTTGTTTTTGGCGCTCCAAAATTGTCATCTCAAACTCTAATAGCGTCTCTCGAAAATTAGTTTTGTTACGTTGCTTAGATATTTAGTGAagatgttttgcatcatttcatgtggAGCTGTAAAATCCAAGCACGCAACGCTCCGAATTATACATTTTTCTTTGAATTGAAAGGCACAAAATTAAGTAAAGGTATGCCCCATTCATTAAAACAGGAATTCAAGGATTGCTATGCTGCTTGGATTTGTAACGGTAAAAACTCGAATCAGACAGCAACTTACGGATCCCTTGCATCTACATAATACAATTTTGCTGTTTTAGCTTGGATAAGAAAAGtgaaatcatgaaaaatgggTACAACTACCATTTGTCCTTCTATGTAAGAACGGGGGGACATACTCTAAGAAAGCAAGGAAACAACAGGGTAAGACGGGC
Protein-coding regions in this window:
- the LOC126591219 gene encoding CAX-interacting protein 4-like codes for the protein MPATAGRVRMPANNRVHSSAALQTHGIWQSAIGYDPYAPNKDDTKSSAQPDVSNAEPDGENAYASFQGLLALARITGSSADETRGSCSRCGRVGHLKFQCRNFLSVKEDKEREPEGIQGDVASELARLKRKIGRSSGKNVDESEESEDEDEDSESEDSDYDSEIEKIIAQKNGIKVSKKMSKKKNDDTDDDESDSDSGKRKKRGRSKKRRSSKRKYDDDSDESDEGRKRKRKEKRRKRDESSDEDGERRRRHRKSRKEKRRRRSHRHSDDSESDSSDDSRRHRRRSRKAATPSDSDDDSRVGRGRKRSEKKSLKRHHKDDE